In Ostrea edulis chromosome 6, xbOstEdul1.1, whole genome shotgun sequence, a single window of DNA contains:
- the LOC125683543 gene encoding uncharacterized protein LOC125683543 — translation MASISDDCLSSSDFVHVSADFSSRLEDDVSVEQDFTRPADQENLRQPSLKEAEDNVKRSFISLNTDMKDSIGFDSANDCNGTNNESDCSVTSSPESFSIIDQSQITHNTSSKSPMVNPLVFRAIGDIGVRLASHSGMSSSSTLKTSSTEPMEGSRESDLFRMSTTESNDSIIVLDDGDLKSSGEPSVTSEMSDSSQTHVMQVESNTNEDFSLVSAQSMTSPDSQVNKEADFEQSLRLESFDGFESLLNTKDKIGQEDSENDMDLHSPGSDGQSLSSQTDAVNKTSVSHPSTNHVSLINTDDLKSFEVPRNSLEWWPENGTGNKKSKSGPSTQSFGSYQMLSGNLGTSLEIDSDSSVTTGVNSLSNSMQKSLSAEPVQNNHSSDAYRSSPVQCTSLQMQSFSVSKPNQSVSIPHRDGDGNSSLPEEETKATSVGLQSEQLAETPSTIQQNVDRDSDLFGTKDEISGEPAPDKWSFQQEETKYKSTQFVIMQALKDYVTTHGHIGHSDIENVSTLIADVLTDQNSQRKELNESHEMDDIEPCVEADPSPDNQMVVTEPAAEGVPEDQMVVAETAAEGGPEDQMVVAETADKGRPEDQMVVTETADKGRPEDFSLLSVSQPTMEDKMDDDYLDLVGNAQGEVAGEYVASSSGHSQVIPVSSVQLRLLCMMDGKSVLKKKYDVTMEKNVQDKAVILKGTIENINLAIKSIQDNEWLAEYCMKVTKLHPLLINLLNLPTVETFLDLEKFSKLEFSFCWLSVVESSCLILYADTEQNAQAVLNTISQTALLKTTPKPQNMLLLKEKMNSLMQKNDGKILYCEEDDSVVIAYCNDVTDEVNQCLQSLEVKMKRKETEKFVQIEGDIFAYIKKWKMPDLERMASSHYVGLSDGLGTTSGFIVMGTQDNVQAAVGLILDLVSQISSRRISIKSPEAAELFKMNDFALVGSLERFHHCCIKVEHIEMYPSSGERAMDISQGKLEDVEFPVFKVDGQVEIHIFCGQVSQTDTEMLVEPAERLENTPYGKCRFLYIEKQKKKAAKVSVPTWNTESGKEKHELIDMLVEMFDDLKKHGFKSVAFPVRNFRNWPHGKLTKAIIVGLQTHIKKCRNPCDLQMVTLLDPERDVCNQICQVCRNAVGDTITEMSIQPQRRPKQGLTIELVRGEIAKQTTDVIVNTTTKTLQLNSGKVSKSIFERAGSEIQTQLNNYHPLGITVGDIAVTRGFKLDCKFVYHGALEPWPQLHAADSEKSHCLEMLENFVKQCLSQADQRGVNSISFPALGCGTLNMPPVQVVQSMIKVFRQFEKENPSSSVEEIHIVIYPADGKIFKEFEKELKKYEQEKVKIPSRKQTHVTRQISLPAPRVSVSSQPSRRKFSCCVNGIQLTAASGDVTKQDKYDGLVRLFTNDPFLADMGDDPVLKSISPSTTLKLKETTVMSFSKNFVTPAGDLPQKKIVHVHASPHHLQQDILTALSTAENDGSFKSLVIPVRSNDPLCEDGRTFMSSVYQAVSKFTKLGNYKGRVREVKLCVTDPQILNTVLEELQLQSSQGETDVKIAGLDEHRLLVLRVTSMNSKMDELMSKIRSIESTPNKYVEKAMEGELEIPNVAQDVYEAFLFFYYKELQTQLTSLNMRYEGRGSKIILVGPFENLRGSEAFVKQMLQELTDRVHVDTIPLPNLENSVLQSMVSEIQPLFKEALLFVPVADHFNGIHVIALSSEDAQRVKRSTMEKISHNPDTSPRKITLSASRQHPVLVDFRSDVHTFITEQNIQVFVYKENILELPVSCIVNAANEYLQHGSGVALAILQAAGISFDHACKEHIKRNGLVKVGTCAETEAGDLPYAYVINTVGPRWNSEKESLCKTQLHSAVESSIVKAAELGMNSVGIPAISSGIFGMPVDICAYQYAYAVISASSKIEGSSLKEIHFIDVDDEAVVVMKQIFSSIFSGNTDSVPRLSLSINSASLKPVVDLTPTGSLNIDGRVSPDFPKSYTYQNGGVVFHEYHLTNDFSIQVYTGNIVKSATNVIVCPEDKDLKHEGDVSKAVFALGGKELQFSVEEYKEHNTRPGDVFVVDAGRNFDETVSIFMVISPVYEETDSEEEWLESVNTCHTKVLQMASHWQVYNIAMPLMGTIENSTHVSIVSSCMVKQITDFVNNRPPGCQLNSIHIVNIQDETTLAITRSLDDYVTEERTKLQSMMRRIGNCNISENVQEIPMDVEECDTTQPEYQNIPYGSESNHVPSKQAPATAADDQHCVICLEMVDEDYKTLPKCQHQFCKPCIERQFKFKPVCPTCGEVYGIVYGTQPQGTMTVQTIDQSIPGFPKCRTHVITYDFKEGIQGEEHPNPGVSYRGERRMAYLPDCPKGQLALKLLKIAFDRRLVFTIGFSRTTGRDNVITWNDIHHKTNMRGGPERFGYPDPEYLDRLLEELTTKGVSEKDLNP, via the exons ATGGCTTCCATATCAGATGACTGTCTGAGTTCCAGCGATTTTGTCCATGTCAGTGCAGACTTTTCTTCTCGTCTAGAGGATGATGTGTCAGTGGAACAAGACTTCACAAGACCTGCAGATCAGGAAAATCTGAGGCAGCCTTCTCTGAAGGAGGCTGAAGACAATGTCAAAAGGTCGTTTATATCCCTTAACACTGATATGAAAGACAGTATTGGATTTGATTCAGCCAATGATTGTAATGGAACAAACAATGAATCTGACTGCTCTGTGACCAGTAGTCCAGAAAGTTTTTCCATCATTGATCAAAGTCAGATTACACACAACACTTCTTCAAAATCACCAATGGTGAACCCTCTTGTGTTCCGGGCTATAGGTGACATAGGTGTAAGGCTGGCATCTCACTCTGGTATGTCCTCCAGTAGTACATTGAAAACATCGTCTACTGAGCCAATGGAGGGCTCCAGAGAAAGTGATCTCTTTAGGATGAGTACAACCGAGTCAAATGACAGTATCATTGTTTTGGATGATGGAGATTTGAAAAGTTCCGGAGAGCCCTCTGTTACATCAGAAATGTCAGATAGCAGCCAAACACATGTCATGCAAGTTGAATCCAACACAAATGAAGACTTCTCCTTGGTATCTGCTCAAAGTATGACATCGCCAGATTCCCAAGTGAATAAAGAAGCAGACTTTGAACAGTCTCTTCGTTTAGAAAGCTTTGATGGATTTGAATCATTGCTAAATACCAAAGACAAAATCGGGCAAGAAGATTCAGAAAATGATATGGATCTGCATTCACCAGGTAGTGATGGGCAATCTCTGTCAAGTCAAACAGATGCTGTAAACAAAACTTCAGTTTCCCATCCAAGTACCAACCATGTGTCTCTTATTAACACAGATGATTTGAAGAGTTTTGAGGTACCGAGAAATTCTTTGGAATGGTGGCCTGAAAATGGTACTGGAAATAAAAAATCCAAGAGTGGACCATCCACTCAGAGCTTTGGATCATATCAAATGTTGTCTGGAAATCTGGGGACTTCTCTAGAAATTGACTCTGACAGTTCTGTTACTACTGGTGTTAATAGTCTCAGTAACTCAATGCAGAAGTCACTCTCTGCAGAACCTGTCCAAAACAATCACAGTTCAGATGCATATCGGTCTTCACCAGTTCAGTGCACTTCCTTACAGATGCAATCCTTTTCTGTTTCAAAACCCAATCAATCAGTTTCTATTCCTCACAGAGATGGAGATGGGAATTCCAGTCTTCCAGAAGAAGAAACTAAAGCTACTTCTGTTGGACTTCAGTCAGAGCAACTCGCTGAAACACCATCCACTATACAGCAAAATGTTGACAGGGATTCCGACTTATTTGGAACAAAGGATGAAATTAGTGGAGAACCAGCCCCAGACAAATGGAGTTTTCAGCAGGAAGAGACTAAATACAAAAGTACTCAGTTTGTCATCATGCAGGCGCTGAAAGACTATGTTACCACACATGGTCATATTGGTCACAGTGACATAGAAAATGTGTCAACTTTAATAGCAGATGTCCTGACAGATCAAAATTCTCAGAGAAAAGAATTGAACGAAAGTCATGAAATGGATGATATTGAACCATGTGTGGAGGCTGACCCAAGTCCAGACAACCAGATGGTTGTCACAGAACCAGCAGCCGAAGGAGTACCAGAAGACCAGATGGTTGTCGCAGAGACAGCAGCCGAAGGAGGACCAGAAGACCAGATGGTTGTCGCAGAGACAGCAGACAAAGGAAGACCAGAAGACCAGATGGTTGTCACAGAGACAGCAGACAAAGGAAGACCAGAAGACTTCTCATTGCTATCAGTTAGTCAACCTACGATGGAAGACAAAATGGATGATGACTATTTGGATTTAGTGGGTAATGCACAGGGAGAGGTGGCTGGTGAATATGTAGCATCGAGTTCAGGACACTCCCAGGTCATTCCAGTATCTAGCGTCCAGCTTAGGCTTCTGTGTATGATGGATGGGAAGTCtgttctgaagaaaaaatacGATGTTACAATGGAAAAAAATGTGCAAGACAAGGCTGTTATTTTAAAAGGAACAATTGAGAACATCAATTTAGCCATTAAATCAATCCAAGATAATGAATGGCTAGCTGAATACTGTATGAAGGTCACAAAATTACACCCATTGCTGATAAATCTATTGAATCTTCCCACTGTAGAGACTTTCCTTGATTTGGAGAAATTTAGTAAGTTGGAATTCAGTTTTTGTTGGCTGTCTGTGGTGGAGAGCAGCTGTTTGATTCTGTATGCTGATACTGAGCAGAATGCCCAGGCTGTGCTTAACACCATATCACAGACTGCTTTGTTAAAAACCACACCCAAACCCCAAAATATGCTGCTGTTGAAAGAGAAAATGAATAGTCTGATGCAGAAAAATGATGGAAAAATACTTTATTGTGAAGAAGACGATTCAGTTGTCATTGCTTATTGCAATGATGTAACAGATGAAGTAAATCAGTGTTTACAGTCCTTAGAAGTGAAGATGAAAAGGAAAGAGACGGAAAAATTTGTTCAGATCGAAGGTGACATATTTGCATATATCAAAAAGTGGAAGATGCCAGACTTGGAGAGAATGGCAAGCAGTCACTATGTGGGTTTATCAGATGGACTGGGCACCACCTCAGGCTTCATTGTCATGGGAACACAAGATAATGTCCAAGCTGCTGTTGGCTTAATATTGGATTTAGTGAGCCAGATCTCGAGTCGTAGAATATCCATCAAATCGCCAGAGGCAGCAGAACTTTTTAAGATGAATGACTTTGCGCTTGTAGGGTCTCTGGAACGTTTCCATCATTGTTGCATTAAAGTGGAACATATTGAAATGTACCCAAGTAGTGGAGAAAGAGCAATGGATATTTCTCAAGGAAAATTGGAGGATGTAGAATTTCCAGTATTCAAAGTTGATGGACAAGTAGAAATCCATATTTTCTGTGGCCAAGTCTCCCAAACAGACACAGAGATGCTTGTAGAACCTGCTGAAAGGCTTGAGAACACACCATATG GAAAATGCCGTTTTCTGTACATAGAAAAACAGAAGAAGAAAGCAGCCAAGGTTAGTGTTCCCACATGGAACACTGAATCTGGAAAAGAGAAACATGAGCTGATAGACATGCTTGTGGAAATGTTTGATGATCTTAAGAAACACGGGTTTAAATCTGTTGCCTTTCCTGTGAGGAACTTCAGAAACTGGCCCCATGGAAAGCTGACTAAGGCCATCATTGTGGGACTGCAGACACACATAAAAAAATGCAGAAATCCCTGTGATCTCCAG ATGGTAACACTTCTTGACCCAGAGAGAGATGTCTGTAATCAGATCTGCCAGGTGTGTAGGAATGCCGTGGGAGACACAATTACAGAGATGTCTATCCAACCACAGAGAAGACCTAAACAAGGACTAACCATTGAGCTGGTCAGGGGAGAAATAGCTAAACAAACG ActgatgtcattgtaaacacCACAACCAAAACCCTACAACTGAATTCAGGCAAGGTCTCCAAATCCATTTTTGAAAGAGCAGGAAGTGAAATTCAGACCCAACTCAATAACTATCATCCCCTTGGAATAACTGTTGGAGATATAGCTGTTACACGAGGCTTCAAACTTGACTGTAAGTTTGTGTATCACGGGGCACTGGAACCCTGGCCCCAGCTGCATGCTGCAGATTCTGAAAAGAGCCACTGTTTGGAG atgCTGGAAAATTTTGTGAAGCAATGTTTGAGTCAAGCAGATCAGAGGGGTGTCAACAGCATCTCCTTTCCAGCGTTGGGATGTGGGACACTAAACATGCCCCCAGTGCAAGTGGTGCAGTCTATGATCAAAGTCTTCAGGCAGTTCGAGAAGGAAAATCCCTCTTCTTCAGTGGAGGAAATACACATTGTGATATATCCTGCTgatgggaaaatctttaag GAATTTGAAAAAGAGCTGAAGAAGTATGAACAAGAGAAAGTAAAGATTCCTTCGAGAAAACAGACGCATGTTACCCGACAAATAAGTCTTCCTGCACCAAGAGTTTCGG TTTCATCTCAGCCTAGCAGGAGGAAGTTCTCGTGTTGTGTTAACGGGATCCAGCTAACAGCAGCATCAGGTGATGTCACCAAACAGGACAAATATGATGGACTCGTCAGGCTCTTCACTAACGATCCCTTCCTTGCTG ATATGGGTGATGATCCAGTACTGAAAAGTATTTCTCCCAGTACCACTTTAAAACTGAAAG AAACAACAGTTATGTCATTCAGTAAGAATTTTGTGACGCCAGCAGGTGATCTCCCCCAGAAGAAAATTGTCCACGTACATGCCAGTCCACATCACCTGCAGCAAGATATACTCACTGCCCTTAGCACAGCAGAAAATGATGGGAGTTTCAAATCTCTGGTCATCCCTGTCAGGTCAAATG aTCCTCTTTGTGAGGATGGTCGGACGTTTATGTCCTCAGTGTACCAAGCTGTGAGTAAATTCACCAAACTGGGAAACTACAAAGGCCGAGTGCGGGAGGTCAAGCTATGCGTTACTGACCCACAGATCCTTAACACAGTCCTTGAGGAGCTTCAGTTACAGAGTTCACAGG GTGAAACAGATGTGAAGATTGCAGGACTTGATGAGCACAGACTACTGGTTCTGCGAGTGACTTCAATGAATTCTAAGATGGATGAGTTAATGTCGAAGATAAGGAGCATAGAGTCAACACCAAACAAATATGTTGAAAAAGCCATGGAAGGGGAGTTGGAAATACCCAATGTGGCACAGGATGTTTATGAAGCCTTTCTGTTTTTTTACTATAAAGAATTGCAAACACAGTTaacatctttaaatatgagaTATGAGGGTCGAGGgtcaaaaataattttggtcGGCCCATTTGAAAATCTTCGGGGAAGTGAGGCATTTGTAAAACAAATGTTGCAGGAATTGACAGACAGGGTGCATGTGGACACTATTCCTTTACCAAACCTGGAAAATTCAGTTCTGCAATCCATGGTGAGTGAAATTCAACCTCTTTTCAAAGAAGCTCTCTTATTTGTTCCAGTAGCAGATCATTTCAATGGCATTCATGTCATTGCTTTGTCATCAGAGGATGCCCAAAGAGTGAAGAGATCAACCATGGAAAAGATTTCGCATAATCCAGATACCTCCCCACGGAAAATTACACTTTCTGCATCCAGACAACACCCAGTTCTAGTTGATTTCAGGAGTGACGTCCACACATTCATCACAGAACAAAATATCCAGGTGTTTGTTTATAAAGAGAACATTTTAGAACTACCTGTGTCCTGCATTGTCAATGCTGCCAATGAATATCTGCAACATGGGTCAGGGGTGGCGCTTGCCATACTGCAAGCAGCAGGAATATCATTTGACCATGCTTGCAAGGAGCATATCAAGAGAAATGGTCTAGTAAAAGTGGGGACATGTGCTGAAACAGAGGCTGGTGACTTGCCTTATGCCTATGTCATTAATACTGTAGGGCCACGGTGGAACTCAGAAAAGGAGAGTTTGTGTAAAACACAGCTCCATTCTGCTGTTGAATCCAGCATTGTGAAAGCTGCAGAATTAGGAATGAATTCTGTAGGAATTCCTGCTATCAGTTCTG GTATATTTGGTATGCCGGTTGACATATGTGCCTATCAATATGCCTATGCTGTGATATCTGCCAGTTCCAAAATCGAAGGATCTTCATTGAAAGAAATCCATTTCATTGATGTCGACGATGAAGCGGTAGTGGTCATGAAGCAGATTTTTTCCAGCATCTTTAGTGGTAATACTGACTCGGTTCCAAGACTGTCCCTTTCCATCAATTCTGCTTCACTTAAGCCTGTTGTTGATCTAACTCCCACAGGCTCATTGAATATCGATGGGAGAGTTTCCCCGGATTTTCCAAAGTCTTATACCTACCAAAACGGAGGCGTGGTGTTTCATGAATATCATTTGACAAATGACTTCTCAATACAGGTATACACAGGAAATATTGTGAAGTCTGCTACCAATGTAATAGTGTGTCCTGAAGACAAGGACCTGAAGCATGAGGGGGATGTCTCAAAAGCTGTTTTTGCCCTAGGAGGAAAGGAACTCCAATTCAGTGTTGAGGAATACAAGGAACACAACACCAGGCCTGGAGATGTTTTTGTGGTGGATGCAGGGAGAAATTTTGATGAAACTGTATCCATATTTATGGTGATTTCTCCTGTGTATGAAGAAACTGATTCCGAGGAAGAATGGCTGGAAAGTGTCAATACTTGTCATACCAAGGTTTTACAGATGGCTAGCCATTGGCAGGTCTACAACATTGCTATGCCTTTAATGGGCACAA TTGAAAATTCCACACATGTATCTATTGTGTCAAGCTGTATGGTGAAACAGATAACTGACTTTGTTAACAATAGACCTCCTGGTTGTCAGTTAAATTCCATCCATATTGTGAACATACAGGATGAAACAACTTTAGCCATAACTCGCTCATTAGATGATTATGTAACTGAGGAAAGAACCAAGCTACAAAGTATGATGAGAAGAATTGGGAACTGCAACATTAGTGAAAATGTGCAGGAGATCCCTATGGATGTTGAAGAATGTGATACCACACAGCctgaatatcaaaatattccaTACGGTTCAGAATCTAACCATGTGCCATCGAAACAGGCACCTGCCACAGCAGCAGATGACCAGCACTGTGTGATTTGTTTGGAGATGGTGGATGAGGATTATAAGACTCTGCCTAAATGCCAACATCAATTCTGCAAGCCCTGTATAGAACGACAATTTAAATTCAAACCCGTCTGTCCCACGTGTGGAGAAGTTTACGGGATTGTCTACGGAACCCAACCTCAGGGCACCATGACAGTTCAGACCATTGACCAAAGTATTCCAGGGTTTCCCAAATGCAGAACTCATGTCATAACATATGACTTTAAGGAAGGCATTCAAGGG